One genomic segment of Gemmatimonadota bacterium includes these proteins:
- a CDS encoding SDR family NAD(P)-dependent oxidoreductase — translation MTLRTAILGAATPLGATLVRVAAERGDRLAVVAAQPGRIPLFADLARERPDQVVLVGDSRRTPDEVALAVTEALGGAVDRLILAGWQEHAGPTLPDQHANITLPKLDPALVLAQVDQNAVLPLALARAFRLPLRSGAAPAILAITSWLGSFTDRTDGGHYGQAISAAALQMAMRTLALDLEPDSIRVIIGNPGLYRTALHGPAVQPSADEVAAGLLATLEAADDSVNGRMVDWRGRVLAW, via the coding sequence ATGACGCTCAGGACCGCCATTCTCGGTGCCGCCACCCCGCTCGGTGCGACCCTCGTCCGCGTCGCCGCGGAGCGCGGCGATCGCCTCGCCGTGGTCGCGGCGCAGCCGGGCCGCATCCCGCTGTTCGCCGATCTGGCCCGCGAGCGGCCCGATCAGGTGGTGCTGGTGGGCGATTCGCGCCGCACGCCTGACGAGGTGGCGCTGGCGGTGACGGAGGCACTGGGTGGCGCCGTCGATCGGCTGATCCTCGCCGGTTGGCAGGAGCACGCCGGACCGACCCTTCCCGATCAGCACGCCAACATCACGTTGCCGAAGCTGGACCCGGCATTGGTGCTTGCCCAAGTGGACCAGAACGCGGTGCTGCCACTCGCGCTCGCTCGCGCCTTCCGGCTTCCGCTGCGCAGCGGGGCGGCACCGGCGATCCTCGCGATCACCTCATGGCTTGGCTCGTTCACTGATCGGACGGATGGCGGGCACTACGGCCAGGCCATCAGCGCCGCCGCGCTTCAGATGGCGATGCGCACCCTCGCGCTCGACCTCGAACCCGACTCGATTCGCGTCATCATCGGCAACCCCGGTCTCTATCGCACCGCGCTTCACGGACCGGCCGTGCAGCCCTCGGCGGATGAGGTCGCGGCGGGACTGCTCGCAACGCTCGAGGCGGCCGATGACAGTGTGAATGGTAGGATGGTGGATTGGCGGGGGAGGGTGTTGGCGTGGTGA